From one Rhizobium sp. CIAT894 genomic stretch:
- a CDS encoding MFS transporter, producing the protein MANVASIDGAKARPMTGEEKKVIFASSLGTVFEWYDFYLYGSLATYIGATYFTQYPEATRNIFTLLAFAAGFLVRPFGALVFGRLGDLVGRKYTFLITILIMGFSTFLVGILPGAATIGIAAPIILIGLRLLQGLALGGEYGGAATYVAEHAPNGRRGYFTSWIQTTATLGLFLSLIVIIVVQSLMGPVQFAAWGWRIPFLVSVVLLGISVWIRLKMNESPAFQRMKAEGKGSKAPLTEAFGQWKNAKIALIALLGATMGQAVVWYGGQFYALFFLQNVLKVDLFSANVMVAIALFLGTPFFVIFGGLSDKIGRKPIIMAGLLIAAVTYNPLFKAMTWTANPALAEAQASIRATVTADPSDCKFQFNPTGTSKFTSSCDVATAFLTKNSVPYDVVPGTAGQPATVKVGNETIPSFDVVAAGDKAKGMTAAFEKGVNIALHDAGYPLKRGAAKVPDAKLDAFIAANPELALNAEAVRAGEKETMPAAKLVEGKLLTADEANGVTDMAVYNIANGGSFAMVADPARVNWVGTIAILFVLVLYVTMVYGPIAALLVELFPTRIRYTGMSLPYHIGNGWFGGLLPATAFAMSAAAGDIYYGLWYPIVFAAITLVIGLIFLPETKNRDIHVMD; encoded by the coding sequence ATGGCAAATGTCGCAAGCATCGACGGCGCGAAGGCCCGTCCGATGACGGGCGAAGAGAAGAAGGTCATCTTCGCCTCTTCGCTCGGCACCGTTTTCGAATGGTACGATTTCTATCTTTACGGTTCGCTCGCCACCTATATCGGCGCGACCTATTTCACCCAATATCCTGAGGCGACGCGCAACATCTTCACGCTGCTCGCCTTTGCCGCCGGCTTCCTGGTGCGCCCCTTCGGCGCCTTGGTGTTCGGCCGTCTCGGCGATCTCGTCGGCCGCAAATACACCTTCCTGATAACGATCCTGATCATGGGTTTCTCGACCTTCCTGGTCGGTATCCTGCCGGGTGCCGCCACCATCGGCATTGCAGCGCCGATCATCCTGATCGGTCTTCGCCTGCTCCAGGGCCTGGCGCTCGGCGGCGAATATGGCGGTGCGGCAACCTATGTCGCCGAACATGCGCCGAACGGGCGCCGCGGCTATTTCACCTCATGGATCCAGACGACGGCGACGCTCGGCCTGTTCCTGTCGTTGATCGTCATCATCGTGGTTCAGTCTCTTATGGGTCCGGTTCAATTCGCCGCGTGGGGCTGGCGCATTCCGTTCCTGGTCTCGGTCGTCCTGCTCGGTATTTCCGTCTGGATCCGTCTGAAGATGAACGAATCGCCTGCGTTCCAGCGCATGAAGGCGGAAGGCAAGGGCTCCAAGGCGCCGCTGACCGAAGCCTTCGGGCAATGGAAGAACGCCAAGATCGCGCTCATTGCGCTTCTCGGCGCCACCATGGGCCAGGCGGTCGTCTGGTACGGCGGCCAGTTCTATGCGCTGTTCTTCCTGCAGAACGTGCTGAAGGTGGATCTTTTCTCGGCCAATGTCATGGTCGCTATCGCGCTCTTCCTCGGCACGCCATTCTTCGTCATCTTCGGTGGTCTTTCCGACAAGATCGGCCGCAAGCCGATCATCATGGCGGGCCTTCTCATCGCGGCGGTGACTTATAATCCGCTGTTCAAGGCGATGACCTGGACGGCGAACCCGGCGCTCGCCGAAGCTCAGGCCTCGATCCGCGCGACGGTGACGGCGGATCCCTCGGATTGCAAATTCCAGTTCAACCCGACGGGCACGTCGAAATTTACCAGCTCCTGCGACGTGGCGACCGCCTTCCTGACCAAGAACTCGGTGCCTTACGACGTCGTGCCCGGCACCGCCGGACAGCCGGCAACGGTGAAGGTCGGAAACGAGACGATCCCGAGCTTCGACGTCGTCGCCGCCGGCGACAAGGCCAAGGGCATGACCGCCGCCTTCGAAAAGGGCGTCAACATCGCTCTCCATGATGCCGGCTATCCGCTGAAGCGCGGCGCCGCCAAGGTTCCGGATGCCAAACTCGATGCCTTCATCGCCGCCAACCCGGAACTGGCGCTCAATGCCGAAGCCGTGCGCGCCGGCGAGAAGGAAACCATGCCGGCCGCCAAGCTGGTCGAAGGCAAGCTGCTGACGGCGGATGAGGCCAATGGCGTCACCGATATGGCGGTTTACAACATCGCCAATGGTGGCAGCTTCGCCATGGTGGCCGATCCCGCTCGCGTCAACTGGGTCGGCACGATCGCGATCCTGTTCGTCCTCGTCCTCTATGTGACGATGGTCTATGGCCCGATCGCCGCACTTCTGGTCGAGCTCTTCCCGACCCGGATCCGCTATACCGGCATGTCGCTGCCCTATCACATCGGCAACGGCTGGTTCGGCGGCCTGCTGCCGGCAACTGCCTTCGCGATGAGCGCCGCCGCCGGCGATATCTATTACGGTCTCTGGTATCCGATCGTCTTTGCAGCGATCACGCTGGTGATCGGCCTGATCTTCCTGCCGGAAACGAAGAACAGGGATATCCACGTCATGGATTGA
- the leuB gene encoding 3-isopropylmalate dehydrogenase produces MTARNLFLLPGDGIGPEAMGEVRKIIAYMNEAMNAGFVTDEGLVGGSAYDAHGAAISEADMQKALAADAVLFGAVGGPKWDSVPYDVRPEAGLLRLRKDLQLFANLRPAICYPALAAASSLKPDLVEGLDILIIRELTGGVYFGEPKEIIDLGNGQKRGIDTQVYDTYEIERIAGVAFEMARTRQNRVCSMEKRNVMKSGVLWNQVVTETHKAKYSDVQLEHMLADAGGMQLVRQPKQFDVIVTDNLFGDMLSDVAAMLTGSLGMLPSASLGAPDGKTGKRKALYEPVHGSAPDIAGKGIANPIAMIASFAMCLRYSFHLVKEADDLEKAIANVLDKGIRTGDIMADGCKQVGTVEMGDAILAEFKALSA; encoded by the coding sequence ATGACAGCGCGCAATCTTTTCCTGCTGCCGGGTGACGGCATCGGTCCCGAGGCCATGGGCGAGGTCCGCAAGATCATCGCCTATATGAACGAGGCGATGAATGCCGGTTTCGTCACCGACGAAGGCCTTGTCGGCGGCTCCGCCTATGATGCGCATGGCGCGGCGATCTCGGAAGCCGACATGCAGAAGGCGCTTGCTGCCGATGCCGTTCTCTTCGGCGCCGTCGGCGGCCCGAAATGGGATAGCGTGCCCTACGACGTACGCCCGGAAGCCGGCCTGCTTCGCCTGCGCAAGGATCTGCAGCTTTTCGCCAACCTGCGCCCCGCCATCTGCTATCCCGCCCTTGCCGCGGCCTCGTCGCTGAAGCCGGACCTGGTCGAAGGCCTCGATATCCTGATCATCCGCGAGCTGACCGGCGGCGTTTATTTCGGCGAGCCGAAGGAGATCATCGATCTCGGCAACGGCCAGAAGCGCGGCATCGACACGCAGGTCTACGATACCTACGAGATCGAGCGTATCGCCGGCGTCGCCTTCGAAATGGCCCGCACCCGACAGAACCGCGTCTGCTCCATGGAAAAGCGCAACGTCATGAAGTCGGGCGTGCTCTGGAACCAGGTGGTCACCGAGACGCACAAGGCCAAATATTCCGACGTCCAGCTCGAGCATATGCTGGCTGACGCCGGCGGCATGCAGCTGGTGCGCCAGCCCAAGCAGTTCGACGTCATCGTCACCGACAACCTGTTCGGCGACATGCTCTCCGACGTCGCCGCCATGCTGACCGGTTCGCTCGGCATGCTGCCCTCGGCCTCGCTCGGTGCGCCCGACGGCAAGACAGGCAAGCGCAAGGCGCTCTATGAGCCGGTGCATGGCTCGGCCCCCGACATTGCCGGCAAGGGCATCGCCAATCCGATCGCCATGATCGCCTCCTTCGCCATGTGCCTGCGTTACTCCTTCCACCTGGTGAAGGAAGCCGACGACCTGGAAAAGGCGATCGCCAACGTGCTCGACAAGGGCATCCGTACCGGCGACATCATGGCCGATGGCTGCAAGCAGGTCGGCACCGTCGAAATGGGCGATGCGATCCTCGCCGAGTTCAAGGCGCTTTCCGCCTGA
- the leuD gene encoding 3-isopropylmalate dehydratase small subunit, producing MDKFVKLTGVAAPLPVVNIDTDMIIPKDYLKTIKRTGLGTGLFAEARYNEDGSENPDFVLNKPAYRDAKILVAGDNFGCGSSREHAPWALLDFGIRCVISTSFADIFYNNCFKNGILPIKVSQEDLDKLMDDASRGSNAILTVDLENLEITGPDGGSIKFDLDEFKRHCLLNGLDDIGLTLEKGKAIDSFEKKNAASHPWAA from the coding sequence ATGGATAAATTCGTGAAGCTCACGGGCGTTGCGGCGCCCCTGCCGGTCGTCAACATCGACACCGACATGATCATTCCGAAGGACTATCTGAAGACCATCAAGCGCACCGGTCTCGGTACCGGCCTTTTCGCCGAAGCCCGCTACAATGAAGACGGCTCCGAAAATCCGGATTTCGTGCTGAACAAGCCGGCCTATCGCGATGCCAAGATCCTGGTTGCCGGCGACAATTTCGGCTGCGGTTCCTCGCGTGAGCATGCTCCGTGGGCACTGCTCGATTTCGGCATCCGCTGCGTGATCTCCACCAGCTTCGCCGATATTTTCTACAACAACTGCTTCAAGAACGGCATCCTGCCGATCAAGGTCAGCCAGGAAGACCTCGACAAGCTGATGGACGACGCCTCGCGCGGCTCCAACGCCATCCTGACGGTCGATCTCGAAAACCTCGAAATCACCGGTCCCGATGGCGGCTCGATCAAGTTCGATCTCGATGAGTTCAAGCGTCACTGCCTGCTGAACGGCCTCGACGATATCGGCCTGACGCTGGAAAAGGGCAAGGCGATCGACAGCTTCGAAAAGAAGAACGCCGCTTCGCACCCTTGGGCGGCCTGA
- a CDS encoding glyoxalase/bleomycin resistance/extradiol dioxygenase family protein → MNATESNQTKMPPVKNGLLPYLTVGGAVKAAEFYKKAFGAEQAYIVPVDESGRTMHVHLYINGSSLMLSDAYPEYGHPFKGHEGFAIQLVIDDIDFWWDRAVAAGAEVVMPVELMFWGDRYGQLRDPFGVLWGLNAPTK, encoded by the coding sequence ATGAATGCGACGGAGAGCAATCAGACCAAGATGCCGCCGGTCAAGAATGGCCTGCTGCCCTATCTGACCGTCGGCGGCGCGGTCAAAGCCGCCGAATTCTACAAGAAAGCCTTCGGCGCCGAACAGGCTTATATCGTGCCGGTCGACGAGAGCGGCCGGACGATGCATGTACATCTCTACATCAACGGCAGCTCGCTCATGCTGTCGGATGCCTATCCCGAATACGGCCATCCCTTCAAAGGCCATGAAGGCTTCGCCATCCAGCTTGTCATCGACGATATCGATTTCTGGTGGGACCGCGCCGTCGCTGCCGGCGCCGAAGTCGTCATGCCGGTCGAACTGATGTTCTGGGGCGACCGTTACGGCCAGCTTCGCGACCCGTTCGGCGTGCTCTGGGGCCTGAACGCACCGACCAAATAA
- the lpxE gene encoding phosphatase PAP2 family protein: MRAFWASLDKRWRRNGAVMPPLRWQACLFITLNAVILSMLLFDAPIGASERPALVKHLGEMMTGFGDSAWLIYTSILLFFQGRAGYKLVKTARSKAQALYVSWIGAYLFATVVFSGLLANLLKRAIGRARPDHFHDYGMFSFTPFSGHAAFESFPSGHSTTVGAFFAAFALLFPRYRVVFVVCAIWLGMTRVMVGAHYPSDVIAGLALGGWFSLLTAIIFARCGLLFTPAPDGWPIAKRFFSDTKKPGA, translated from the coding sequence ATGCGGGCATTTTGGGCTTCCCTGGACAAGCGCTGGCGCCGGAACGGCGCTGTCATGCCGCCTTTGCGTTGGCAGGCCTGTCTTTTCATCACGCTCAATGCCGTCATCCTCTCCATGCTGCTGTTCGATGCGCCGATCGGCGCCAGCGAACGTCCTGCACTGGTGAAACACCTCGGCGAGATGATGACCGGTTTCGGCGATTCCGCCTGGCTGATCTACACCAGCATCCTGCTGTTTTTTCAGGGCCGGGCGGGCTACAAGCTCGTGAAGACGGCGCGCTCCAAGGCACAGGCCCTCTATGTCAGCTGGATCGGCGCCTATCTCTTTGCCACGGTGGTCTTCTCCGGGCTTCTCGCCAACCTGCTGAAGCGGGCAATCGGCAGGGCGCGTCCCGATCATTTTCACGACTACGGCATGTTTTCCTTCACGCCCTTTTCAGGCCATGCCGCTTTCGAAAGTTTCCCGTCCGGCCATTCCACCACGGTCGGCGCCTTCTTCGCCGCCTTTGCTCTGCTGTTTCCGCGCTACCGGGTCGTCTTCGTCGTCTGTGCCATCTGGCTCGGCATGACCCGTGTCATGGTCGGCGCCCATTATCCGAGCGACGTCATCGCCGGTCTTGCCTTGGGCGGCTGGTTCTCGCTGCTGACGGCGATCATTTTTGCTCGCTGCGGCCTGCTCTTCACACCGGCACCGGATGGCTGGCCGATCGCCAAGCGTTTCTTCTCCGACACGAAAAAACCCGGCGCCTAG
- a CDS encoding pyridoxal-phosphate dependent enzyme, which produces MSSAPLHLDTPLFRTSPGYSASGKPLWLKLDALQPSGSFKLRGVGRLCQHEVEHGAREIFCASGGNAGIAAAYAGRALGVPVTIVVPETTAADVRQTIAATGANVLVHGSVFDEANAHAVELARSRKATYVHPFDHPLLWDGHATLIDEVVAKGAAFDCVVTSVGGGGLLAGIVEGLKRNGLADVPVIAVETEGAASLNASLRANERITLPAITSIATSLGARQVAQHVFDLPKQHPIESVVVSDADAVAACLKFADAHRILVEPACGAALAVADVHAGLLQRFNNPLIEVCGGIGVSLEKLRLWKEKFL; this is translated from the coding sequence ATGTCCTCAGCGCCTCTCCATCTCGATACGCCTTTGTTTCGGACATCCCCTGGCTACAGTGCCAGCGGCAAGCCGCTCTGGCTGAAGCTCGATGCGCTGCAGCCTTCCGGCAGCTTCAAACTGCGCGGCGTCGGCAGGCTTTGCCAGCACGAAGTGGAACATGGCGCGCGCGAGATCTTCTGCGCTTCCGGCGGCAATGCCGGCATTGCGGCTGCTTATGCAGGCCGGGCGCTCGGTGTTCCGGTCACGATCGTCGTGCCGGAGACGACGGCGGCCGATGTCCGGCAGACGATCGCCGCAACGGGCGCGAATGTCCTGGTCCATGGATCGGTTTTCGATGAAGCCAATGCCCATGCGGTCGAACTCGCGAGGAGCCGCAAGGCGACCTATGTGCACCCCTTCGATCATCCGCTGCTGTGGGACGGCCATGCGACGCTGATCGATGAGGTGGTGGCGAAGGGTGCGGCATTCGATTGCGTCGTCACCAGCGTCGGCGGCGGCGGGCTGCTTGCCGGTATCGTCGAGGGGCTGAAACGGAACGGGCTTGCCGACGTGCCCGTCATTGCCGTCGAAACCGAAGGCGCGGCCTCGCTGAATGCCAGCCTCCGGGCGAACGAGCGCATCACGCTGCCCGCCATCACCTCGATTGCCACTTCGCTCGGCGCGCGGCAGGTGGCGCAGCATGTCTTCGACCTGCCGAAACAGCATCCGATCGAAAGCGTTGTCGTCAGCGACGCCGATGCGGTGGCTGCCTGCCTGAAATTTGCCGATGCGCATCGCATCCTGGTCGAGCCGGCCTGCGGGGCGGCCCTTGCCGTTGCCGATGTGCATGCCGGGCTGCTTCAGCGCTTTAACAATCCGCTGATCGAAGTCTGCGGCGGCATCGGCGTGTCGCTCGAAAAGCTGAGGCTTTGGAAAGAGAAGTTTCTCTGA
- a CDS encoding ABC transporter permease translates to MIRFILSDLRRLWAGSLVVVLLVALATALGVSVVLQERALRLGSARAADKFDLVIGAGGSETQLVLSSVFLQPSPLPLIPGEVLARLAADSRVDWAAPIGFGDSFSGYPIVGTTVRLAEKLSGGFAEGKVFAREGEAVIGSAVKLPLGSEIKPMHGLPEEGGETHTELVYHVAGRLRPTGTAWDRAILVPIQAVWHIHGLGEEEHEEAGHDHEPAGADHDAHEHHEHHGEIDPGAAINETWSADVPGLPAILVKPKTIADAYKLRQDYRSGNTVAVFPGEVLTNLYATLGDAKQILVAVASGAQALVAASLVLVTVIHIGQRRRQIGALRAFGAPRRAIFSIVWLEFFALVSVGIALGFGLGFAAALGLSGMFSQTSGIAMPVGFAREDGGLAGVLLAFAALLAALPAVLAYRQSPAQALRA, encoded by the coding sequence ATGATCCGCTTCATCCTTTCCGATCTTCGCCGCCTCTGGGCGGGGTCGCTGGTGGTGGTGCTGCTGGTGGCGCTTGCGACGGCGCTCGGTGTGTCCGTCGTGCTGCAGGAGCGGGCGCTTCGTCTCGGCAGCGCCCGCGCCGCCGACAAGTTCGATCTCGTTATCGGCGCCGGTGGCAGCGAGACGCAGCTCGTGCTCTCCTCCGTCTTCCTGCAGCCCTCGCCTTTACCGCTGATACCGGGCGAGGTGCTGGCCAGGCTTGCTGCCGATTCCCGCGTCGACTGGGCTGCGCCGATCGGCTTCGGCGACTCTTTCTCCGGCTATCCGATCGTCGGCACGACGGTAAGGTTGGCGGAGAAGCTGTCCGGCGGCTTTGCCGAGGGCAAGGTTTTCGCCCGCGAGGGAGAGGCGGTGATCGGCTCGGCCGTCAAGCTGCCGCTTGGCAGCGAGATCAAGCCGATGCACGGTCTGCCGGAAGAAGGCGGCGAGACCCATACCGAACTGGTCTATCATGTCGCCGGCCGCCTGCGGCCGACCGGGACGGCTTGGGACCGGGCCATTCTCGTGCCGATTCAGGCCGTCTGGCATATTCATGGTCTTGGGGAGGAGGAGCATGAGGAGGCTGGCCACGATCATGAACCGGCGGGCGCCGATCACGATGCGCATGAGCATCACGAGCATCACGGCGAAATCGACCCCGGTGCTGCGATCAACGAGACCTGGAGCGCGGACGTGCCCGGCCTTCCCGCCATCCTCGTCAAGCCGAAGACGATTGCCGATGCCTACAAGCTGCGGCAGGACTATCGCAGCGGCAATACCGTCGCCGTCTTCCCCGGCGAGGTGCTGACCAATCTCTACGCCACGCTCGGCGACGCCAAGCAGATCCTCGTCGCGGTCGCTTCCGGCGCGCAGGCTCTCGTCGCAGCCTCGCTGGTGTTGGTCACGGTCATCCATATCGGTCAGCGCCGCCGCCAGATCGGGGCATTGAGGGCCTTCGGCGCCCCACGACGTGCGATCTTCAGCATCGTCTGGTTGGAATTCTTCGCGCTCGTGTCAGTTGGGATCGCGCTCGGATTCGGGCTTGGATTTGCCGCGGCGCTGGGCTTGTCCGGCATGTTCTCGCAAACGAGCGGCATCGCCATGCCCGTCGGCTTTGCTCGCGAAGATGGCGGACTTGCAGGGGTGCTGCTCGCCTTTGCCGCACTGCTCGCCGCGCTGCCGGCGGTGCTCGCCTACCGGCAATCGCCGGCGCAGGCGCTGAGGGCGTGA